A single Lactuca sativa cultivar Salinas chromosome 8, Lsat_Salinas_v11, whole genome shotgun sequence DNA region contains:
- the LOC122195338 gene encoding uncharacterized protein LOC122195338 — translation MSLKIVLMLVDQMINRAEFIHYKSFLHRDINPYNFLMGLGRRANQVYAIDFGLAKKYGDSSTHQHIPYRENKNLTGTARYASMNTHLGIEQSRRDDLESLGYVLMYFLRGR, via the exons ATGTCTTTGAAAATTGTTCTTATGCTTGTTGATCAAATG ATCAACCGAGCTGAATTTATTCACTATAAATCATTTCTGCATAGGGATATAAATCCATACAACTTCCTTATGGGTTTAGGGAGGCGTGCTAATCAG GTCTATGCTATTGATTTCGGGCTAGCCAAGAAATATGGAGACTCTTCAACTCATCAGCACATTCCATATAG AGAGAACAAGAATTTGACAGGGACAGCAAGATATGCAAGCATGAATACTCACCTTGGAATTG AACAAAGCCGAAGAGATGATTTGGAATCACTTGGATATGTACTCATGTACTTCTTAAGAGGAAGGTAG